Sequence from the Kribbella aluminosa genome:
GCTGGCCGGGATCATGCCGTTGCTGTAACCGCCCCAGCCGGTGCTCGCGGACCCGGTCGCCAGGAACGGCATCGGGTTCACCGGGTCGCCGCCGAGCCGGACCTCGAAGTGCAGGTGCGGGCCGGTCGTGTTCCCCTTGTCTCCGACAGCACCGATCTGTTGCCCGGCGGTGACCTGCTGGCCGTCGGTGACGTCGACCCGGCTCAGGTGTGCGTACAGCGTCTCCAGGCCGTTGCCGTGGTCGATCCGGACCAGGTTGCCGGCCCAGGCCGGGTGCTCGATCCGGACGACGCCGGATGTGACGGCGCGGACCGGCGTACCGATGGCGGCTGGGAAGTCCTGCCCGGTGTGGAAGCCGGACGACCACTCGGACCCGGCCTGACCGAACGGCGTACCGATCTCGTAGGTGCCGTCGGGGAGCGGCCAGGTCCAGGAACCGGAGCCGACGTCGTACGACGTGGCGGTGTTGCCGCAGCGGAAGGGGTACGCGTCGGAGGTGGCGACGGGCGCGACCTGGGGCTTGGCGGGGGCGCCGAGCGTCGGGCGCAGGGCGGCGTACAGGTTGTCGGGGACGGTGGTGACGACGACCGCGCCCTTGGACTCGTCGGCGGCGATCATCTCGCCGTTGTCGAGCGCCACGCCGATGTGCACCAGGCCGAGGGATTTGCTGCCCATCACGAGCAGGTCGCCGGGCTGGATCTGCGCGGTCGGGACTGCCTGGTAGTCCGGGTACACCTTGCCGACCAGGTTCGGGAGGGTGGTGTACGGCTCCCAGGCGACCCGGGCGGCGCCGAGGCAGCCGTACTTGTCCGGGCCGGTCGCGGCGACGCCGTACGGCTTGCCGACGAGGTTGAACGCCTGGTTGACCGCGCGGATGGTCTCCGCGGACAGGACGCGCACGGTGCGGCCCGCGGTGGTGACGGACGCGACGCCGGGAACCGCGGCGCCGCGACGGGTGAGGGGCGCGAGGCCGGCCGGCAGCCTGGCGGGGTTCCTGAGTACGGCGGCGGCCGGGGGAGTGACCTTCGCGGCGGTGAGCTCGGTGAGGTACGTCTTCCAGCTGGCGAGAGCCTGTGCGTCGCGGACCGTCTGGAGTTGCTGCGAGACCCCGGACGCCGTGTCGAGGGCGGCCGTCTGGTCGGCCATCGCGGCGGAGGCTGCGGCGGCCTTCTGCTGGACCTGTTTGCTCAGCTCCTGCGCCTTCGCGGCGGCCTCGTTGGCGGCGGTGCGTTTGGTGGTCGCGTCCGACTTCAGCCGGTTCGAGTCCGATTCGGCGGCCAGCGCCGCGTTGTACTGCGCGACCTGCGTGGCTCCGAGCCGGGTGATCGCGGTCTGCCGGTCGGCGATCTCCTGGAGGTTCTCGGCGACCGGGGCGAGCGACCAGAGCATCGACTCGGTGCCCATCACGGTCGGGATGCCCAGCTGGTAGGCCTGCGCCGTCATCACGCCGAGCTTGTGGCGTTCCCCGTCCGAGCGGCTCTTCGACGTACTCGCCGTGGTCTCGGCCTTCTTCGCGGCGGCCTCGGCCGTCTGGGCCTCCTTCAGCGCCTTCGTGTAGGCGATGGTGGCCTTCGCGAAGTCCGCCTGGACTGCCGCGGCCTCGGCCTGGAGCTGCTCGAGCGAGCGGTTCACGTCGGTGACGGACGCGGGTGGCGGCTCGGACCCGGACGGTGTGGACGGTATCGACGGTGTGGACGGCGTGGGGCCGTCGGCGTACGCCGGTACCGCGACGACCGCCAGCAGTAGCCCGAGCGCCGCGAATCGCAGCCCCCGGCGTCTCCCCAGTTCCATCCGTCCCCCATGCAGCTCGCCTCACGCGCGTGCTCAGCGTAGGCGGCGTACGGTGCTTACGGAACCCCGGTTAGCATTCACTTCATGGCCTCGCACTTTGACGTTGTTGTCCTCGGCGCCGGTCCCGGTGGGTACGTCGCGGCGATCCGCGCCGCCCAGCTCGGACTCAAGACCGCCATCATCGAGAAGAAGTACTGGGGCGGTGTCTGCCTGAACGTGGGCTGCATCCCCTCCAAGGCGCTGCTGCGGAACGCCGAGCTGTCGCACATCTTCCGGACGGAGGCGAAGACCTTCGGTATCAGCGGCGAGGTGAGCTTCGACTTCCCGACCGCAGTGCAGCGCAGCCGGAAGGTCGCCGACGGCCGGGTCAAGGGCGTCCACTTCCTGATGAAGAAGAACAACATCACCGAGTTCGACGGCTGGGGCTCGTTCACCGACGCGAACACGCTCGACGTGACGCTGAACAATGGGTCCTCGGAGACCGTGACGTTCGGCTCCTGCATCGTGGCGACCGGCGCGACCACCAAGCTGCTGCCGGGCACCCAGCTGAGCGAGCGCGTGGTGACGTACGAGGAGCAGATCCTGACCGAGGAGCTGCCGGGCTCGATCGTGATCGCCGGTGCCGGTGCGATCGGTGTCGAGTTCGCGTACGTGCTGGCGAACTACGGCGTCAAGGTGACGATCGTCGAGTTCCTGGACCGGATGGTCCCGCTCGAGGACCCGGAGGTCTCCAAGGAGCTCGCGAAGGCGTACAAGAAGCTCGGCGTCGACGTACTGACGTCGACCCGGGTGGACTCGATCGACGACTCCGGTGCCTCGGTCAAGGTCACGGTGACCGGCAAGGACGGCGTACAGCAGACGATCGAGGCCGACAAGGTCATGCAGGCGATCGGCTTCCAGCCGCGGGTCGACGGGTACGGGCTGGACAAGATCGGGGTCGCGCTGACCGAGCGCGGCGCGATCAACGTCGACGGCTTCTGCCGGACGAACGTGCCGAACATCTTCGCGATCGGCGACGTGACCGCGAAGCTGATGCTCGCGCACGCGGCCGAGGCGATGGGCGTGATCGCCGCCGAGACGATCGCCGGGCACGAGACGATGGAGCTCGACTACGCGATGATCCCGCGGGCGACGTTCTGCCAGCCGCAGATCGCCAGCTTCGGGTACACCGAGGAGGAGGCCCGCAAGCTGGGCCACGACGTCAAGGTCGCGAAGTTCCCGTTCACCGCGAACGGGAAGGCGCACGGGCTGGGTGACCCGACCGGCTTCGTGAAGGTGATCAGCTCCGCTAAGTACGGCGAACTTCTGGGCGCGCACCTGATCGGCCCGGAGGTCACCGAGCTGCTGCCGGAGCTGACGCTGGCCCAGAAGTGGGACCTGACCACCAAGGAACTGGCCCGCAACGTCCACGCCCACCCGACCCTGAGCGAGGCCCTGCAAGAGGCGTTCCACGGCCTCGAAGGCCACATGATCAACTTCTGATCAGCTTTGCGGCGGCGGCAGACAACGTCTGCCGCCGCCTGTCGATTTCCGCCGCGCTCGTTCGACGAGACGGACGCCTCCGGCGCGCAGTTGATCGCCTGGACACGGTCCTGCTAGACCGCCGCACGTACCTCGATCCCCGAGCCCTCCTGACCGCCGGCCATCGTCCCACGGTCGCGGCACCGTCCAGCTAGAGACAATCCGCGGCACAAAAACTCCAACTGCCATCTCCTCGCCGACTACCGAGTAGTCCATCTGGCGTGAGCGGCACGAAAGCTGCCATCGGCGACTCAGCGGGCTGAGCCGCGGAGACGTCCGCCTGGTACCGAGCAACCGCGCCTGGCAGCCGTCGTACGACCGCGTGGCCCCGAAGCTGCAGGCCGCACTGGGCGACCTGGCGGTCGCGGTCGAGCACATCGGCTCAACCGCAGTACCGGCAAGCCCATCCTCGACATCGCGATAGGCCCCCGTAGGACGAGTGGCTGTGGCGCGACCGGATACTCTTCCGCGACCGGCTCAGGGCAGACGACGCGCTGCGGGACGTGTACGCCGACCTGAAGGCAGATCTGGCGCGGAGGTTCCCGGACGATCGCAGGGCCTACATCGCCGGTAAGGATGCGTTCGTACTACAGATCCTCGCCGGAGGCGGTCCCTCAGCGTTCGGAGACTTCACCGAGGACCGGTTTCACATCGACGACCGGGGTGCCGTCGAGGGCCTCCAGGTTGTTTACCTGGAGGCGGAGGTCGTCGACGGCCAGGACGGTGACGCGGTGGAGGCCGAGCGGATTGGGGCGGTCCGGCGAGCGCGTGCTGAAGACACCGGTCGCAGGTCGGCTCGCGTCGCCGCGCGGATGCACCTTCTGCACACTCCGATCCGCTCGATCGAACCAGGTGATGAGAATGAGCTCGTCGCCGGGAGCAACATCCGCGAGGGCCTCCCGAACAGACGCGTCGAACACGACCCAGGCGTCCGGCGCACCTTCATCCCCTTGCCGCGGCGCATCCGCGCGCTCGCGTAACTCCGACTCCACCCGCCCGACCACCTGCAGTACAAGCTCATCCGCCATCACACACTCCCGACTCCGGTCGCCGTGCAGCCAGACAGTACGCGCCTGGGCGCACCCGATTTGATAACGAGATAGTAACTCCCTACAATCGAACACATGCTTGAATGTGATCTGGAGGAGCTTTCCGCCACGGACCTGCTGTCCGTGGCGGCGGAGTTCGCCCGGATCCAGGACCGGGCTGCCGTGCGCATAGTCGAGGCAGCGCTCGCGTTCGCCGACCAGAACGCGGTGGTGCCCGGCTACGAGGCCTATGAGCCGTTGCCGGGGTACGAGCGGATCCAGGTGTTCGGCGGTGACGGTTGTCCTGGGGTGGCGGAGTTCGCGCCCATCGAGCTCGGTGCGGTACTGCGCATGTCGTCGGGCGCTGCGGCGGCGTTGATGGGTGAGGCGCTGGCGTTACGTCATCGGCTCCCCAGGATCTGGGCTGCGGTGCTGGCGGGGAACGCGGTGGCATGGCGGGCCCGGAAGGTCGCGCACGCCTGCCTGGCGTTGTCGCTGGAGGCTGCGGCGATCGTGGACCGGCGCGTGGTCGGGATCGTGAACACCGTGACACCGGGTGCCTTGACGAAGATTGTCAATGCTGCGGTCTGGGAGGCGGACCCCGAGTCGGCGAAGGCCCAGGCGGAGGCGGCCGCGCGGGCACGCGGTGTGTTCGTGGCGCCGTCCGACGACCAAGGTACGAAGCGGATCTGGGTCCGGGCCGCTGCGGGTGACGTGATCCGCTTCGACGCCACCATCGACGACCTCGCGCGAGCGTTGAAGACTCTGGGTGACACCGATTCTCTGGATCAACGCCGCGCGAAGGCAATCGGCTGGATCGCCGACCCCGCCGCAGCCCACCACTTACTCGAAGTCGCGCGCCACCTCGCCCACACACAGTCAACCCACAGCGCCCCACCCTCGGACGCTGCCACGCCGTCTCAGCCACGGTCCGCCCCGGAGACGCCGAACTGCGCCAACCACCCCAGCGATCAGCCCGAACACTCCGCCGACAACGGACTTGGACAACAAGTCGAACCACCCGCCGCCGACGACCGCGCGCAAGCCAGGCCAAAGCCGTGTCCCGGGTCCAACGAAAACCCCCACGCCGCCGAGGGCGACCGCGCCGAGGATGGTGGGGAGGCGTTCACGCGGCGGATGCTCGCGGGTGAACTGCCAGCCCGGCTGGCTGCGATCAAACAGGACGCATACCGCAACGGCCTTGGCGCCGGTTCGGCTGTGGGCCGGCGGAGGCGGAACACCCTGTACGTGCACCTCACCGATCGGACACTTGCCACCGGTGACGGCGTACTGCGAGTCGAAGAGCTCGGGCCCCTGCTCGCGAGTCAGCTGAGCGAGCTGCTCGGCCACGACCAGGTCGTGGTCAAGCCCGTGATCGACCTGCACGACCAGGTCAGCGTGCACGGCTACGAGATCCCGGACCGGATCCGCGAGCGGGTGCGGCTGCGTCATCCGGTCGACATGTTCCCGTACGGCGGCGCCGAGGCCACCACCCGGATGGACCTCGACCACGTCATGCCGTACACCCACAGCGACCGCGCCGCACCACCCGGCCAAACCCGCCAAACCGGGCAAACCGGGCAAACCGGTACCCACAACCTCATACCGCTCACTCGGCTCCACCACCGCGCCAAAACGTTCGGCCGCTGGCGCGCCCGACGCCTGCCCACCGGCGCCGTTGAATGGATCAGCCCTCACGGGTTCCGATTCGTCGTCGACCACTCCGGCACCCACCCACTACCAGCCGCCACCGAGGCTGACCCGGTCGGAGGATGAATGCAACCGCAGGGCCAGCCGACCGGCAGCACGGCAGCACGGGGGTCGCCGGCTCGCGGGTGGGCTCGGCCTGACGGAGGAGTTCGCTCAGCTCGGCGACGAGGCCCGGCGCCACAGGTCTTGCCGGCGGCCAACGCGACACGGTCTTGCCGGGACCAACGGGACTTGCAGGCGGCCGAGGGCTTTGGCCCGGACGCGGATTCGACGCGCGGAGGGCCTCCTCGATCCGCACCTCACGGGAGCCAGGCCGGATCAAGCAGGGCGACGACGTCGGTGACCTTCCAGCACGACGGCCGACCGCCAGCACGACGGCGCTGACCGCCGTACCAGCGGCTGAGGCTTGATGCCGAGCAACCCGATGGCCGCCGGTCCAACAGCAGGCCAGTCCGTCCGCGCAGGGCGGTCGCGGTCGACTGGTGGGCTATTGGACTGGGTAGCGGTAGACGGTTTGGAGGGGTTGGCCGGGGGTGTGGAAGTGGAGGGCGAGGCCGGGGTGGGCGGTGGGGTCTACTACCGAATCGGTGTGCGGTTCGAAGGGGAGGGGGACGGTGGAGCGGATGCCGGGGGCGCCTAGGACGGGGTGGCCGGCGAAGGTGGTGGTGATGGCGTTGTGGACGTGGCCGGTGAGTACGGCGGTGACGGGTTTGCCGGTCAGGACCTGCTCGAGGGCGTCGGGGTTTTCGAGTTTCCACTGGTCCATGACGGGGTGGTGGAGTTCGAAGGGCGGGTGGTGCATGGCTACGAAGATCGGGCCGTCGAAGGGATCGGTGAGGGCGGTGTCGAGCCACGCGAGGGTTTCCCCGGAGAGGTAGCCGTGGTCCTGGCCTTCGACTGTGGAGTCGACGAGGACGAAGCGGGCCGCCCCGACGTCGCGGATCTGGTGGACCGGGTGGCCATGGCCCGGGGCGGTGACGAGCGCGCGGAACGCGGCGCTGACGTCGTGGTTGCCGGGGAGCACCAGCGTCGGTACGTCGAAGGTCAGTTCGCGGGCGACCTCGACGTACTCCTCCGGCAACCCGTGGTCGGCCAGGTCGCCGGTGACCAGTACGACGTCCACCGTCGACGAGCGCACGTACGACGTGATCAGCCGGAGCCGGGAGCGCGCCTCCTCGGTGCCGTCGAGGTGCGGGTCACTGAGGTGCGCGATCACATACATGTCAGCACATTAGCCGCAGAAGCCCGCCGGGAGTGCCCCGCACGGCACCAGCCCGCCGCGTTCCAGCACGGGCCGCGCCTGCGACGACCGTACGTAGTCCAGGAACGCCGCCGTCAGGGACTTCGCCTCCGGTGCCACGGGTGGACACCGATCCGGGCGTCGACCTGGACGCGGTACACGAGCCGTTTGCGGCGCCAGACGTACCGGTCGAGCAGCCACACGATCGACGTGCCGGTCGGCGAGACGAGGGCGATGACGGTCCCGAGATCGATGTTTCCGAGCCCTGAGAAATCGAGCAACTCTGTCCTCACTTCTGCGAGATCGGAACGCTGGTGGCCGGTGGTGAACGTCCGCTTACGGTGCGATGACGCGCCGGGTGGGGACTTGGTCCGGACCGGGTGGTCTGAGAGATTTGGCGGCATGGCTAAACAGGTTGACGTGATCGTCGTCGGGCTCGGTGTCGGTGGGGAGGAGACCGCCGGACGGCTGGCGCAGGCCGGGCTGCGGGTGGTCGGGATAGAGTCGCGGCTGGTCGGCGGCGAGTGCCCGTACTACGGCTGTGTGCCGAGCAAGATGATGATCCGGGCCGCGAACCTGATCGCCGAGACCCGCCGCGTCGACGGCATCGCGGGTACGGCGACCGTGCAGCCGGACTGGGCGCCGGTCGCGAAGCGGATCCGCGAGGAGGCCACCGACAGTTGGAACGACCAGGTCGCCGTCGACCGCCTGACGGGCAAGGGCGCGACCGTGATCAAGGACGTCGCGACGATCACCGGCCCGAACACGGTCCGCGCCGGCGGCACCGAGTACGAGGCGGCCCGCGGCATCGTGATCGCGACCGGAACGGT
This genomic interval carries:
- a CDS encoding peptidoglycan DD-metalloendopeptidase family protein translates to MELGRRRGLRFAALGLLLAVVAVPAYADGPTPSTPSIPSTPSGSEPPPASVTDVNRSLEQLQAEAAAVQADFAKATIAYTKALKEAQTAEAAAKKAETTASTSKSRSDGERHKLGVMTAQAYQLGIPTVMGTESMLWSLAPVAENLQEIADRQTAITRLGATQVAQYNAALAAESDSNRLKSDATTKRTAANEAAAKAQELSKQVQQKAAAASAAMADQTAALDTASGVSQQLQTVRDAQALASWKTYLTELTAAKVTPPAAAVLRNPARLPAGLAPLTRRGAAVPGVASVTTAGRTVRVLSAETIRAVNQAFNLVGKPYGVAATGPDKYGCLGAARVAWEPYTTLPNLVGKVYPDYQAVPTAQIQPGDLLVMGSKSLGLVHIGVALDNGEMIAADESKGAVVVTTVPDNLYAALRPTLGAPAKPQVAPVATSDAYPFRCGNTATSYDVGSGSWTWPLPDGTYEIGTPFGQAGSEWSSGFHTGQDFPAAIGTPVRAVTSGVVRIEHPAWAGNLVRIDHGNGLETLYAHLSRVDVTDGQQVTAGQQIGAVGDKGNTTGPHLHFEVRLGGDPVNPMPFLATGSASTGWGGYSNGMIPASKLCAITSGHMLRCDAAAAYLKLAAAYRARFGTTLCITDSYRSYAAQVSLYQRKPSLAALPGTSNHGWGVAVDLCGGIDKYNSPQYQWMKAQAPAYGWVHPAWAEPGRNREEPWHWEFGQPSAT
- the lpdA gene encoding dihydrolipoyl dehydrogenase codes for the protein MASHFDVVVLGAGPGGYVAAIRAAQLGLKTAIIEKKYWGGVCLNVGCIPSKALLRNAELSHIFRTEAKTFGISGEVSFDFPTAVQRSRKVADGRVKGVHFLMKKNNITEFDGWGSFTDANTLDVTLNNGSSETVTFGSCIVATGATTKLLPGTQLSERVVTYEEQILTEELPGSIVIAGAGAIGVEFAYVLANYGVKVTIVEFLDRMVPLEDPEVSKELAKAYKKLGVDVLTSTRVDSIDDSGASVKVTVTGKDGVQQTIEADKVMQAIGFQPRVDGYGLDKIGVALTERGAINVDGFCRTNVPNIFAIGDVTAKLMLAHAAEAMGVIAAETIAGHETMELDYAMIPRATFCQPQIASFGYTEEEARKLGHDVKVAKFPFTANGKAHGLGDPTGFVKVISSAKYGELLGAHLIGPEVTELLPELTLAQKWDLTTKELARNVHAHPTLSEALQEAFHGLEGHMINF
- a CDS encoding GrpB family protein — protein: MVPSNRAWQPSYDRVAPKLQAALGDLAVAVEHIGSTAVPASPSSTSR
- the tsaA gene encoding tRNA (N6-threonylcarbamoyladenosine(37)-N6)-methyltransferase TrmO, encoding MADELVLQVVGRVESELRERADAPRQGDEGAPDAWVVFDASVREALADVAPGDELILITWFDRADRSVQKVHPRGDASRPATGVFSTRSPDRPNPLGLHRVTVLAVDDLRLQVNNLEALDGTPVVDVKPVLGEVSER
- a CDS encoding DUF222 domain-containing protein; translation: MLECDLEELSATDLLSVAAEFARIQDRAAVRIVEAALAFADQNAVVPGYEAYEPLPGYERIQVFGGDGCPGVAEFAPIELGAVLRMSSGAAAALMGEALALRHRLPRIWAAVLAGNAVAWRARKVAHACLALSLEAAAIVDRRVVGIVNTVTPGALTKIVNAAVWEADPESAKAQAEAAARARGVFVAPSDDQGTKRIWVRAAAGDVIRFDATIDDLARALKTLGDTDSLDQRRAKAIGWIADPAAAHHLLEVARHLAHTQSTHSAPPSDAATPSQPRSAPETPNCANHPSDQPEHSADNGLGQQVEPPAADDRAQARPKPCPGSNENPHAAEGDRAEDGGEAFTRRMLAGELPARLAAIKQDAYRNGLGAGSAVGRRRRNTLYVHLTDRTLATGDGVLRVEELGPLLASQLSELLGHDQVVVKPVIDLHDQVSVHGYEIPDRIRERVRLRHPVDMFPYGGAEATTRMDLDHVMPYTHSDRAAPPGQTRQTGQTGQTGTHNLIPLTRLHHRAKTFGRWRARRLPTGAVEWISPHGFRFVVDHSGTHPLPAATEADPVGG
- a CDS encoding metallophosphoesterase, which translates into the protein MYVIAHLSDPHLDGTEEARSRLRLITSYVRSSTVDVVLVTGDLADHGLPEEYVEVARELTFDVPTLVLPGNHDVSAAFRALVTAPGHGHPVHQIRDVGAARFVLVDSTVEGQDHGYLSGETLAWLDTALTDPFDGPIFVAMHHPPFELHHPVMDQWKLENPDALEQVLTGKPVTAVLTGHVHNAITTTFAGHPVLGAPGIRSTVPLPFEPHTDSVVDPTAHPGLALHFHTPGQPLQTVYRYPVQ